One genomic window of Halococcus sediminicola includes the following:
- the alaS gene encoding alanine--tRNA ligase, giving the protein MSTLETEYRLKYFEEEGFVRKECPDCGDFFWTRDESRENCGEPPCAEYAFIGNPSLDEEHSLEEMREAFLSFFEDHDHERIEPYPVAANRWRDDVLLTQASVYDFQPLVTSGATPPPANPLTISQPCIRMQDIDNVGKTGRHTMAFEMMAHHAFNAREDLDDPGQYAYEGEVYWKDQTVEYCDEFFEAMGANPEEITYIEDPWVGGGNAGPAIEVIYRGVELATLVFMSMEQDPDGEYELKDGNTYSKMDTYIVDTGYGLERWTWVSQGTPTVYEAIYPEMISFLKANAGIDHTDEQEELVTRAATLAGHMDIDEAEDAERARGTIAEQLGVDVTELRELLEPLEAIYAIADHCRTLAYMLGDEIVPSNVGTGYLARMVLRRTKRLCDTVGVDAPLDELVDIQAERLGYENRDTIRDIVRTELEKYRETLERGGRRVRQLAEQYADWGEPIPTDELIELYDSHGIQPDMVADIAREKGTDVSVPDDFYSLVAARHGDEGVVEETGEKADERVTGLPETELLYYDDQSRMEFEAMVLDVFERDAGYDVVLDRTLFYPEGGGQPADTGTLSTDDTTIDVEDVRREGSVVVHHTDGDPGTGEFVRGQVDADRRRQLMRNHTATHIVIHAARRVLGEHVRQAGAQKGTDKSRIDVRHYARIDREQVREIERIANGIVTDNVSVSSEWPDRHDAEDRYGFDLYQGGIPPGERIRLIHVADDVQACGGTHVSRTGDIGTIKILNTERVQDGVERLSFAAGPAAIEATQRTEEALSGAAETLDVTPEEVPETAARFFTEWKERGKRIEDLEEQLATARASGGVEGEEVAVGETSAVIQRIDSDVEELRATANALAEGGQVAVVASGTDGAQFVVAVPDGVGIDAGEVVGELAGRVGGGGGGPSDFAQGGGPETGALDGALDEAPDVLRQVLNA; this is encoded by the coding sequence ATGAGTACGCTCGAAACGGAGTATCGCCTGAAGTATTTCGAGGAAGAGGGGTTCGTCAGGAAGGAGTGTCCCGACTGCGGCGATTTCTTCTGGACGCGCGACGAGAGCCGCGAGAACTGCGGCGAGCCGCCCTGTGCGGAGTACGCCTTCATCGGGAACCCGAGCCTCGACGAAGAACATAGTTTAGAAGAGATGCGCGAGGCGTTTCTCTCCTTCTTCGAAGACCACGACCACGAGCGCATCGAACCATATCCTGTAGCGGCCAACCGCTGGCGCGACGACGTCCTGTTGACCCAGGCGTCGGTCTACGACTTCCAGCCACTCGTCACGTCGGGCGCGACGCCGCCACCGGCGAACCCGCTGACGATCAGCCAGCCCTGCATCCGGATGCAGGACATCGACAACGTCGGGAAGACGGGCCGCCACACGATGGCCTTCGAGATGATGGCCCACCACGCCTTCAACGCGCGTGAGGACCTCGACGACCCAGGCCAGTACGCCTACGAGGGTGAGGTCTACTGGAAGGACCAAACCGTGGAGTACTGCGACGAGTTCTTCGAGGCGATGGGAGCCAACCCCGAAGAGATCACCTACATCGAGGACCCGTGGGTCGGCGGCGGCAACGCCGGCCCGGCCATCGAAGTCATCTATCGCGGTGTGGAACTCGCCACGCTCGTCTTCATGTCGATGGAACAGGATCCGGATGGTGAGTACGAACTGAAGGACGGCAACACGTACTCGAAGATGGACACCTATATCGTCGACACGGGCTACGGGCTCGAACGCTGGACGTGGGTCTCACAGGGCACTCCCACAGTGTACGAGGCGATCTACCCCGAGATGATCTCCTTTTTGAAGGCAAATGCAGGAATCGACCACACCGACGAGCAGGAAGAACTCGTCACGCGCGCGGCGACCTTGGCTGGCCACATGGACATCGACGAAGCCGAGGACGCCGAACGCGCCCGCGGGACGATCGCCGAGCAGCTCGGCGTCGACGTCACCGAACTCCGCGAACTGCTCGAGCCGCTGGAGGCGATCTACGCCATCGCCGACCACTGCCGGACGCTCGCCTACATGCTCGGCGACGAGATCGTCCCCTCCAACGTAGGGACAGGCTATCTCGCGCGGATGGTGCTCCGGCGGACGAAACGACTCTGTGATACAGTAGGAGTGGACGCACCGCTCGACGAGTTGGTGGACATACAGGCCGAGCGGCTGGGCTACGAAAATCGGGATACGATCCGTGACATCGTGCGCACCGAACTCGAAAAGTACCGCGAAACGCTCGAACGCGGCGGGCGGCGGGTGCGCCAGCTCGCCGAGCAGTACGCCGACTGGGGCGAACCGATCCCTACCGACGAACTCATCGAGCTGTACGATTCCCACGGGATCCAGCCCGACATGGTCGCCGACATCGCCCGCGAGAAGGGGACTGATGTATCCGTGCCGGACGACTTCTACAGCCTCGTGGCCGCCCGCCACGGCGACGAGGGTGTGGTCGAGGAGACGGGAGAGAAAGCCGACGAGCGCGTGACCGGCCTTCCCGAGACGGAACTGCTCTACTACGACGACCAGAGCCGGATGGAGTTCGAGGCGATGGTGCTCGACGTCTTCGAGCGCGACGCGGGTTACGACGTGGTGCTCGACCGAACCCTGTTCTATCCGGAGGGTGGCGGTCAGCCAGCCGACACGGGCACCCTGAGCACGGACGACACGACCATCGACGTCGAGGACGTCCGCCGCGAGGGGAGCGTGGTGGTCCACCACACCGACGGCGACCCCGGCACCGGCGAGTTCGTCCGCGGGCAGGTCGACGCCGACCGGCGGCGACAGCTCATGCGCAACCACACCGCGACCCACATCGTGATTCACGCCGCGCGGCGAGTGCTCGGCGAGCACGTCAGACAGGCCGGCGCGCAGAAAGGCACTGACAAATCGCGCATCGACGTGCGTCACTACGCGCGCATCGACCGCGAGCAGGTGCGCGAGATCGAGCGCATCGCCAACGGCATCGTCACCGACAACGTCTCCGTGAGTTCGGAGTGGCCAGACCGCCACGACGCCGAGGACAGGTACGGCTTCGATCTCTATCAGGGCGGGATTCCGCCGGGCGAGCGCATTCGACTGATCCACGTCGCCGACGACGTCCAGGCCTGTGGCGGCACGCACGTCTCACGGACGGGCGACATCGGCACGATAAAGATCCTGAACACCGAGCGTGTCCAGGACGGCGTCGAGCGCCTCTCCTTTGCGGCCGGCCCGGCGGCCATCGAGGCGACCCAGCGGACCGAAGAGGCGCTCTCCGGGGCGGCCGAGACCCTCGACGTGACCCCCGAAGAGGTCCCCGAGACCGCCGCGCGCTTTTTCACCGAGTGGAAGGAGCGCGGCAAGCGCATCGAGGACCTCGAAGAACAGCTCGCCACGGCGCGCGCCAGCGGCGGCGTCGAGGGCGAAGAGGTCGCCGTCGGCGAGACGAGCGCCGTGATCCAGCGCATCGACAGCGACGTCGAGGAGCTGCGCGCGACGGCGAACGCGCTCGCGGAAGGTGGGCAGGTCGCGGTCGTCGCCAGCGGAACCGACGGCGCACAGTTCGTCGTCGCCGTGCCCGACGGCGTGGGCATCGACGCCGGCGAAGTGGTCGGCGAACTCGCCGGGCGCGTCGGGGGTGGCGGCGGCGGCCCGTCGGACTTCGCGCAGGGCGGCGGTCCCGAAACCGGGGCGCTCGACGGGGCGCTCGACGAGGCCCCCGACGTGCTGCGACAGGTGCTGAACGCCTGA
- a CDS encoding NADH-ubiquinone oxidoreductase-F iron-sulfur binding region domain-containing protein, producing the protein MVGTEDATTPAVRVAVGSAEYERAQAVLSAAREAADAPVHETGPTGAAALAPVVLVTADERTAFHANVTPARARELVAALDDGELPTDGAHAVVDRDERLPTPDAGPLAVGRRRVLARCGWATPAALDESLTERTRDDPDDLREAVAGTGLLGRGRGDGHTDEPISEGWKNARGSDGEAVVVVNGNESDPAVDGDRLLLESRPAEIVDGALAVAAAVEATDVVVYLSDEDDLAARRVREAVESVDAGGTGVDIVAGPDSYIAGEMTMALEAMEGADRLEARLRPPGPSEVGLYGRPTVVHTPRTLAQIRAFAAAPDEFETSAADPGTRLLTVTGDGVAGPTTVELATDTALAEAVASSDEYKMACVGGRFGGITRSLDVPASAPALTGARLGTEGGIELFNGATCALELAGSRAKFAREANCGRCVPCREGSKQLVDLLRDVYEGQYQPSELRELSRVVAESSTCEFGQAAPRPITTAMDAFEREIAAHAEGRCPSGVCMESN; encoded by the coding sequence ATGGTAGGCACCGAGGACGCAACGACGCCGGCGGTTCGCGTCGCCGTCGGCTCGGCGGAGTACGAGCGTGCGCAGGCCGTGCTTTCGGCGGCGCGCGAGGCGGCGGACGCCCCCGTCCACGAGACCGGCCCGACCGGTGCGGCGGCTCTCGCCCCGGTGGTGCTGGTCACGGCGGACGAACGGACGGCGTTTCACGCGAACGTCACGCCCGCCCGCGCCCGCGAACTGGTCGCGGCGCTCGACGATGGGGAATTGCCGACCGACGGCGCACACGCGGTCGTCGATCGTGACGAGAGGCTACCGACGCCCGATGCGGGACCGCTCGCGGTCGGTCGGCGGCGCGTCCTCGCGCGCTGTGGCTGGGCCACACCGGCGGCGCTCGACGAGTCGCTCACCGAACGAACGCGCGACGACCCGGACGATCTCCGGGAGGCCGTGGCCGGTACGGGCCTGCTCGGACGCGGGCGCGGCGACGGCCACACCGACGAGCCGATTTCGGAAGGCTGGAAGAACGCCCGCGGGAGCGACGGCGAGGCGGTGGTCGTCGTCAACGGCAACGAGAGCGATCCCGCCGTGGACGGCGACCGACTGCTGCTCGAAAGCCGTCCCGCGGAGATCGTCGACGGCGCGCTGGCGGTCGCGGCGGCCGTCGAGGCGACCGACGTCGTCGTCTATCTGAGCGACGAGGACGACCTCGCGGCGCGGCGGGTCCGCGAGGCCGTCGAGAGCGTCGATGCGGGCGGGACCGGCGTCGACATCGTCGCCGGACCGGACAGCTACATCGCCGGCGAGATGACGATGGCGCTCGAAGCGATGGAGGGTGCCGACCGTCTCGAAGCCCGCCTCCGCCCGCCGGGGCCGAGCGAGGTCGGGCTCTACGGCCGGCCGACGGTCGTCCACACGCCGCGGACGCTCGCACAGATACGCGCGTTCGCGGCCGCTCCAGACGAGTTCGAGACGAGCGCTGCCGACCCCGGCACCCGACTCCTCACCGTGACGGGCGACGGCGTGGCCGGGCCGACGACGGTCGAACTGGCCACCGACACCGCGCTGGCGGAGGCGGTCGCCAGTAGTGACGAGTACAAGATGGCCTGCGTCGGCGGGCGTTTCGGGGGTATCACGCGCTCGCTCGACGTGCCCGCGAGCGCGCCCGCATTGACCGGTGCGCGCCTCGGCACCGAAGGAGGGATCGAACTGTTCAACGGGGCGACGTGTGCGCTCGAACTCGCCGGTTCGCGCGCGAAGTTCGCCCGCGAGGCGAACTGCGGGCGCTGCGTGCCCTGCCGCGAGGGGTCGAAACAGCTCGTCGACCTCTTGCGCGACGTCTACGAGGGGCAGTATCAGCCGAGCGAGCTGCGCGAGCTGAGTCGTGTCGTCGCGGAATCGAGCACCTGCGAGTTCGGACAGGCCGCCCCACGACCGATAACGACGGCGATGGACGCCTTCGAGCGCGAGATCGCCGCTCACGCCGAGGGGCGCTGTCCGAGCGGCGTCTGCATGGAGAGTAACTAA
- a CDS encoding 2Fe-2S iron-sulfur cluster-binding protein, producing the protein MSTDQTERAESLPSVPSIDDPRPQPPLTEHFNPGTATDPDVGARETSSLTVDGEEVSVGEEATIIDALEEVGADEDLSALCYYDREDTDRIGPRSECRTCMVETDEHGLVPSCSFPAEEGLTVRTDSTEAEEARSVNLDLVLSDHNLRCTTCGKNGRCELQDAAIEADVEVPRYGVFDDRDEYEPIDESSPFIQIDRNKCILCNRCVEACNDVQVEGVLRIEGSGPDTRIGFQNGADEMMDSTCVSCGHCATVCPTGSLVEQDYTDAATIPLPGFTQENSIGKTIGEDYDGQPNPATPMKGNQTYEDDALGEANDD; encoded by the coding sequence ATGAGTACTGACCAGACCGAACGGGCAGAATCGCTCCCGAGCGTGCCGTCGATCGACGATCCGCGGCCACAACCGCCGCTGACCGAGCATTTCAACCCGGGTACCGCGACCGACCCCGACGTGGGCGCGCGCGAGACGAGCAGCCTCACCGTCGACGGCGAAGAGGTGAGCGTCGGCGAAGAGGCGACGATCATCGACGCGCTCGAAGAAGTGGGAGCCGACGAGGACCTGTCGGCGCTATGCTATTACGACCGCGAGGACACCGACAGGATCGGCCCGCGCAGCGAATGTCGGACCTGTATGGTCGAGACCGACGAACACGGCCTGGTACCGTCGTGTAGCTTCCCCGCCGAGGAGGGGCTGACGGTGCGGACGGATAGTACAGAGGCCGAAGAGGCACGATCGGTCAATCTCGACCTCGTGCTCTCGGACCACAACCTCCGGTGTACGACCTGTGGGAAGAACGGCCGCTGCGAGCTCCAGGACGCCGCCATCGAGGCGGACGTCGAGGTGCCCCGGTATGGGGTGTTCGACGACCGCGACGAGTACGAACCCATCGACGAGTCCTCACCGTTCATCCAGATCGACCGCAACAAGTGCATCCTCTGCAATCGCTGCGTCGAAGCCTGCAACGACGTCCAGGTCGAGGGCGTGCTGCGCATCGAGGGGAGCGGCCCGGACACGCGCATCGGCTTTCAAAATGGTGCCGACGAGATGATGGACTCGACGTGTGTCTCCTGTGGCCACTGTGCGACGGTCTGTCCGACCGGTTCGCTCGTCGAACAGGACTACACCGACGCGGCGACGATCCCGCTGCCGGGATTCACCCAGGAGAACTCCATCGGGAAGACCATCGGCGAGGACTACGACGGGCAGCCGAACCCGGCGACGCCGATGAAGGGCAACCAGACCTACGAGGACGACGCGCTCGGGGAGGCCAACGATGACTGA